A single genomic interval of Hydractinia symbiolongicarpus strain clone_291-10 chromosome 8, HSymV2.1, whole genome shotgun sequence harbors:
- the LOC130655511 gene encoding endoribonuclease YbeY-like, whose product MMSVVIKNFQKSTVLNLWTVRRDLLLLRSIMGLHSFNIGLIFLSSRKMKELNAKYRSIHEPTDILSFPVHSHINESTKRNISHEEHDLGDIFLCPQVIKSKYEVEDHNIRKIFVPLLTHGLCHLCGYLHDTEEQYEMMHNKEIEILQLFSKKTGKVFFPA is encoded by the coding sequence ATGATGAGTgttgtaattaaaaattttcaaaagtcaACTGTTCTGAACTTGTGGACAGTTCGCAGAGATCTGTTGTTGCTGCGGAGTATCATGGGTTTGCATTCATTTAACATTGGTTTGATATTTTTGTCCAGTAGAAAGATGAAAGAACTAAATGCAAAATACAGATCTATACATGAACCAACAGACATTTTGTCCTTTCCTGTACACAGTCATATAAATGAAAGTACTAAGAGAAATATAAGTCATGAAGAACATGATTTAGGAGATATATTTTTGTGTCCACAAGTGATTAAAAGCAAATATGAAGTTGAGGATCATAATATTAGGAAAATATTTGTACCTTTGTTAACACATGGTTTATGTCATCTTTGTGGTTATTTACATGACACTGAAGAACAATACGAGATGATGCATAACAAAGAAATTGAAATATTACaacttttttctaaaaagaCTGGAAAAGTGTTTTTTCCTGCTTAG